The Loxodonta africana isolate mLoxAfr1 chromosome 12, mLoxAfr1.hap2, whole genome shotgun sequence genome segment ttcaacaaacaagtttattctctcatagtctagtaggctagaagttcaaattcagggcatcagctccaggggaagactttttggtggctctggaggaaggtccttatcttcaatcttcccccgggctaggagcttctcagcacagggaccccaggtccaaagacatgctcttttcctggcattactttcttagtggtatgaggtcccccacacATCTCTCTGctagtctcttttatatctcaagagattagtttaagacacaatctaatcttatagattgagtcctgccttattaacataattgtGGCTAATTCcttgtcattaacatcacagagacaggacttacaacacataggaaaatcacatcagatgataaaaggGAGGGCAATcacaaatactgggaatcatggtctaggcAAATTGATactcatattttgggggacacaattcaatccatgacatagggGATAAAGACACAGACAAATGGGCGTAACAGTGTGCTGAGCTAGACCCCTGTTCCAGGTTCAGGTGGGACACACAAAAAAGACGCCTGTTCCAGGTTCAGGTGGGCTTCatggaggaactgaccactgaGTTGGAAAGTGGAGGCAGAGGTGGGAAGATGGGAGGCTTCAAAGGTGGAAGTCTATAGAGAAAGACAAAATAGTATCTTGCTACtccaagtgtggtccctggaccagcagcacgTGTATCATCTAGGAGCTTAcaggaaatgcagaatctcaggccccactccAGAGGTGCTGAaccagaatctatattttaaataaCATCCCTAGCTGATTtgtatgcacattaaagtttgagatgtGCTGGTCTAGTTAAGAATTAACTGTTAGGCCCACCTGGGTTTCCATCTGGCTCTGTGACTTGTAGCTGTGTGGTCTGGGCCCCTTAATTAATGTTTCTAAGCTTCTGTTTTCTGTAAAATAGAAAGAATAataacacctacctcactgaaTTGCTCTGAGGATTAGTGAGATTATGAAAAGTGCTAAGCTTGGTACATGGCACTGAGTAAGGGTTCACTGATGTTTTGAAAGGTCCCAAACAGGAGGATTTTAGAAAGATCACCCAACAAGTCTTTTAGATTTTGAAAGGAGGAACAATCTCTCATCACAGAGGAGATGCAAATTCTTTTACAGTAAGTAGTTTTTCCCATACCCTGCCCAGATTAAGTGCTGAGGAAGATGTGAAAAAACTGGAAACTTCTAGCACTTGCTAATAGACATATAAAGAGGCCCAACCACTTTGGTTGGCAATTTAACCGTATTCAAAAGAAACTGGGCAGGTACATATTCAACAACTGGTGGCTTCATTCCTAGACGTGAACCTCTGAACAAATCTCACACTGGTACCCAAAGAGGATTACTGTAGTCTTGGTTACAACAGCAATATCCTGGAGTTAGAACTAGGTGTGGTCCtcatcaaagattagacagggctataaaatgaaaaataatacacgtaaggaatgtgcttcttacttCCATCAGATattcaagaccaaatgggcagctcctgtccaaaagcaggatgagaaggaagggacaggaactggtcgaatggaacccagggtggaaagggggagcatgctgtcacattgtggggattgcaactagtatcacaaaacaatatgtgtataattttttttatgagaaattaactggagctgtaaattttcacctaaagcacaattaaaaaaaagaactaggtATAGTTCAAGTGGCAGAAATCCCAAAGTAACAGTGATTTACACAAGACAAAAGTTCCTCTTTCACATAAAAGCCCAGGGGTCAGCAATGTGGGGCTGATAAGATGCTCTACGGAGACCAAGACTCAGGCTCTTCTCTCGTGTCGCATCCTGTGTAGCTTCCATTTCCAAGATCACCTCGTGGTCAGTATGGTTGTGCTCCTTCCAGCAAGCAGACAGGAGGAAAACAAAGGAGATGGGCACACACTCTCCTACTTACATCCCAGGAGCCTGGATTCACACCTGGCCACACCCAGCAGCAAGGGAGGCTAGGAAGTACTGCCTGTATTCTGCGTGGCCCTGTGCTTAGCTAGAAACGTGAGGAGGAAGAATGACTATGAGGGACAACTAATGGTCTCTGTCACAGGGGTTTTAGTGGGGATCACGTGAGGGCCACAAAGGAAGACGTCCTCAAGGATACACAAGTTGAATGTATTCCCATTTATTTTGCTGAGGCTGAATACATAACTTTAATGTGTTAGAACTTATTCGTAGACATACAGAAGATCTGAAAAATGGAGTTATACCATATCATGGATTATTTAAACATTACAAAGGTTTCTTTCTGTAGTCCCACATTGTAAATTCTAAGGAATCtcacattccaaaaaaaaaaaaaagttttttaagaaGTTGACATACTTTTGCTAAAATTACACCATGTTATCAGTGGAGAATTCATGGATCTTTTAGTAGACAGTAATGAGAAAACTGGCTCGTTGTATGATGGAAATAAACATGGATCTCAAACACAAAGGCGTATTTCaaatggtttaaaggcaggaatgCTATTCAAAATATATAGCAACCAGTGCAGCCCAGCATCGACCAATCAGAGCAAGGGTTTGACCACTCAGTACAAGTATCACCAACGCCGCAGACCAGCTTGTGCCAGCGAGACTCCTGCCCCATTTAGCGACCTGATACGAAAGCAAATGCTCATTGGTTTTATCTGCTAACATTAGAAAGTGCAGAATGTCTTAGCTACTCTtaaacaagaaaccaaaaggcagCAAACTCTATGACAATATAGTGAATTCATGTACTTTAAGGATTTCTATTCCATGAAGGACACCTgtagaaataaaaaagacaaaggcATTCTACGAGAGTTGTTTGCAATGCCTAAAACTGCTCAACTCCTGTGAAAACGTCAGGAAAAGACAGGACGCCCATGAGAAAACAAGCAAGTCGCAGAAAGGGATGCCCGAAAGGCTGCCACGTATATGAAGAGGTTCCCAGCATTACTGACGATCAGCTGAATGTACATTCAAACATGGCACCACTTGACACACATCAGACTGACAGAAAttagaaagctgggcaataagaAAAGCTGGGGAAGATGAGGAGAGATTAGGAGCCTCAGTGGGAGGGTCAATTACCTTTCTAAGGACAAATCTGGTGGAACCACAGAGAAACTACCCTGTACGACCCACAATCCTATCCTGGGCACCTATGCTAGAGAACTGTTTGTGCGAGCCCAGGAGGGGACACATAAAAGGATGCTTATTGTGGCCTTGTGTATGGTGCCAAGGAGTTGGCGGCACCCAGGTGTCCACCACTGAAGGGACTGGATTAGCAAAATGCAACTGGCGCCCACTGTGGAATACCAGGCAGCAGTTCAAAGCAATGAAGCAGAAACAGGGTAGGTGACAGGGCTAGATCCTAACACACGTTGAGTGAAAAAAGAAACAGCACAAGGTACCACTACGGATATTAAAAGCACATTCACACATAAAACACTGTATTTTACAAGAATAGATTCGTAGGGTGGAGAAGAGGGGAAAAGCCATAAAACCAGAGACTAATCCCaagacccaaaacaaaaacagttgaacGTGCTGCTATACCTTACTGTGCGTGCACCAGGAAGGGTAAACTAGGAAGGGTGAATGGAAGGTTCCCTAGAGTGAGGAAGACACCCAAGGCTGAGAATCCACTACCTACAGCCTTCAAAAGAACCACCAATTGTCTGCCTACACTTAAGCTAATGCATGTGTGAGCCTGGCCATTTATTTCCTGCGAGGGAAGGAACCACACCAGGGCATCTGCCTTAAGCAAATCCCACTCCCACCCCCGCAAATAAAAGGAAGCCCACTGTTGGTCTTAGACATGGCAGAGATCCCAGGTCTGGAATCCCAAACCCAACCCTTATTTAAATACAAGAAAGTTTCAGAGAACAGACATTTTGATGAAGGAAAGGGTGATGATGGACATGAAATGGTGGTGACGGAGGGACACCTCCTCCATGTCCCAGTGGCTGGAAAACTGAGCACAAAAATGTGGATGGAAGCACAGCCGACTCAGGGCAGGAACAACTACCACACAACTACCCAGGTAGTTAATGGCTTAAAACCAATGTCGACGGGAGAGAAAAGCCAAAGGTCACTCCTTGATTCTGCTTTAGCTTAAAGAAATGTTCTATCTCAGCTTTAACTAGCCCTTATGGGCTTtggtaaaaacattttaaaggcaAGGGGCTGATGTTCTCGCTGAGTCCAGGATGGGCCCGCAGGCAGGCCGAGGAGTCTCAGCCCCAAACCTCAATGAGGTCCCCGGATTCCATGCCCAGATCGGCCGGCAGCTCCACGCCTGAAAGCTTCGTCCCATCAAAGAAGAAAGCAAGCTTGCATCCTGAGAGTCCCATGGCCTCCTCATAGCGGGCCATGAGGGTCTTGAGGGGAGAATCCTGGATGGAGGGAAAAAATGGATGTAAGAACTTGAAAAAGAGGCTTCGGAGAACTTGTAGGGACAAACAGAGAACTTGGGACTGGAAACACaaggaactgagttggtgaagttACAGCCCCAAAGAGAAGGCGAGTGGACCAAGAAGCCAGCACAGGTGAGTTCCTGTATGGCCTGTTACCGCCTCTGGTGAACTCTAATGagtcccttcctccctcttgACCCCAGATTCCTCAGGTAGAGTGGGAATGCAGAGCTCAAGGCTTAAGAGTACAGGTTCTGGGTTAGAAAAGTTCTccaagcctcagtctcctcatttgcaaaatagaGATGCATACCACACAATGAAGGGAGCCCAGTCTCTGGGGTGAGAATGACCGGAGCTGGAAACCACGCTCTCCCACTTACCAGCTATGtggccttaggcaagtcactccacctctctgagcctctccttCCTCACTTGTTAAATGAGGGCAACAACAGTGTTCTCCCACATAGAATTGTAGTGAAAATTAGATAATATCCTGAATGTGAAGTAATTATCCTTAGCTCTGGGACTGGCACTTAGAAGTGTGGCTGTCTTTATTCTTAGTTTGATGGCTTTTATTGGTTACTGCCAAAGGTTCCTTTCTATTTTAActgtaaaaaggaaaaagatggaGGAAGGAATTTGGAGGCTGAAGGGATGCACAGACTAGATTGGAGGAACCAGCAGAAGGGGACGAGAAGTTGACCAGAGGCTCTCCCCACCATCTGGGGTGGGTGGGACCCAAGAGTATGGAGGGCAGTGTCACCAGTCAGTCAGGATTAAAGGCAGAGGAAAGGGTGAGGGGCACAGAGAACCATTTCTCCCACTCACCGGAGACAGCGAGACTTCCAACACCTGGTGTTTCTCCTTCCCCTGCACCCGGAGCTGAAGCTGTTGGGATGTCTCCGCAGCCTCTGGAGAACTTGCGAGCACCACACAGTCTGCAGGAGGCAGGTCAGGAACCCAGGCCTAAGCTAGGGGCTGGAAGCAGGAGCCCCTCTGGATGGTCCCAGTAGCCCCTTCCCGTGGCAAAAGCCTCAAGATCCCACACCGCCCCACTGTCCTCTCACCAATGATGTCAGCCACTCCAAGCTTCAGGGTCCTTGGGGTGGCAGTAGGGGACAGCTCTGTCTCTCCAAATAGCAAGAGGATCCTGCTTGGGGATACCCCAAGGTGGTTGGCCATGTGGTCCACCACACTCTGCAGGGGCTCCGACTGTGGAGACAAGAAGCAAAGGAGGTATTCCTGCCTCCACATCTGCCCAACCCTCACCCCAACACCACCATCCCAAATGCAAGTTTCTAGTCTTGGCCACACACTGAGCTCCTCAGCTGGAAGTTTCCTCCTATTGCCCAGGCAATGTATAGAATAAAATCCTGTAAAGTAGGACTCCAGGCAAGTAACATAAAAGAAATGAAGCCGCCATGGGTTAGGAGGCAAAAGGGAGTGATGGGGACTGTGGAAAATTGGAACTCCATGCTCCATGCGTGCGGGCAGGCCAGCTGTCAGTCAGCTCCAGCTGATTGGTACCAGGTAGGAACACGGGCCAGTGTGGCTATATCTGCCTGTTTTTAAGGGAGGCCAGAAATCTGGACCCTTGTATGAAATCACCCATTACAAGGGTTGACAACAAACTGAGATGTTTTTAAAGCACTGTATAGGGCAAAGAAAGCAGAGGCACTGTTGATGTGGCCACGGGCTGCTACGCCAGATGCGgggctaaaaaaaacaaaacaaaacccattgccctcaagtctattccaactcacagcgatcctataggacagagtagtactgccccacagtgtttccaaggagtggctagtggattcgaactgtcaaccttttggttagcagacaaatgcttaaccactacaccaccagggctccaatgtggggctagtgctcaataaatggtcatTTCCCTTATCATTCATGCTATTGAAATGGGCCATCCCTGCAAAGCTCCAGGCCTTCACCAGGAAGCCGGGGAAGCTCTGGGTGACTGAGTGACCTCTGCTGCCTCTAGTGCAGTAAGAGCAAATCAAGAGGGACACACAGGTCCTgggggaggcaggagggaggagcTCACCCTGGGGAGGAGGTCACCAACCAAAACTTCTGTGTCACAAAGAACTAAAGTTAGCCTTTTGTATCTGGTTTCTGAAAACAGCCCAATCAATTCAGGTGCTCTCTGTCTTTCTAACACAGCCAGGCAAGTAGAGGATACACAGGCCGCACACCTGGGGAACTTCAGGAAGGGAAGGGGATTGATgcagtcatgcatattcattgattgGATCAATCGTAACTATGGATTAAGGCTCCAGTCATGCATATTCACTGAGGTCCCAATGACTAAGGGACCCAGGACCTTGGAATGCTCTTTTTGGGGCCACCTGGATCAGTGAGAACATCCATCCACGGGAGAGGGTACAGCATGTCCCTGGGGATGATGGAAGCCTCGTGGTGCCAAGAcctctcccagaccttgcctgatGCATCTTTTAGCTTGTAGCCTTTCTCGTTATAATAAATGCATAGCTGTAAGTATAAGTAATAGTCTCTGTGAATTTTGTGAGCCATTATAATTAACAAACCCACAGAGGGCAATGAGTCAGCAGGGGCTGGCAGCACAGGGTCAATTTGTATAGACCCAGCTCTGGGGGCTGCTGGTCAGGAAAAGGCCATGCAGGCAGTCGAAGAAGAATGGAGTCCTTCTAGCTTGTGACCTTGTCCTAGGggactagagagagagagagaccagctggtctgaagtgcagggagtTCTGCCATCTCATGAGCCTACTCCTGGTCCCCAGTGACCTGGCCCCCAGGTGGCAAGGGATGTTTTCACTTGGCTCAGGGTGGTCAGGGATGAGGTCTGACctaactctgggtggttagggtcagagagaggAAGTGCCATATGAAGTGGCTGGCATGAGGTATGGAGATGTAGGAAGGTGAGGCTTGGATCCACTTCCAGCTGGGAACTTGATTCAGGCTGATCCTTGCCATGCAGAGTTAGTGAAAAAGGTCGGGTGTGCCCATCTAGCCCCTTTTGTACAGCAGTTTGTAGTGTCATCCTTACAGactcttagaagagaggatgttAAAGAAAAATGCTTAATGAAAGAAAATGCATGAAGAATAGGTAGGAAGTCTGCCAGAAAGAGGGCGAGagtgaggaaaagacaacacagagGGAAGAGCAAGTGACAGGCAAGGAGGACTGTGGGAGTGCTGGGCAGCTCCAGACAGCAGGAGTGTGATGAGAAAAGGAAGGCAGTCCCTCTGCCAGCAAGCCCCTGCCCAGCCTCCGGTCTCTCCAAAGGTGGCTCCCAGCCCCTCTTCTCAAAGACCCTCCAGGTACTCACCATTCGGACAGGCAATCTGACCAGGTCTGCCCGGCACCGGATTTTGAGTGGGAAGAGGCGAGGGCTCTGTGGGAAGATGGGCCCCTCCACTAGGACAACGTCATCCTCCTGGCTCTGACAGTCTTGGCCTTGGTGCTGCTTGGGGCTCAGGGAGGAACGAAGATCTTGGAGGCGCTTGTTCACCTCCCTGGAGCACAGAGGAGTTGGGGTCACCCACCCTTCCAGACTGTCCCTCCCCCAGCCAGTGCCCCTGCCCTCGCACCTTAACTTCTGGAGTGCCCTGGTATGCTTCCTGCTTTTGGTCCTTGGTGGAGACGGGGGTGAGGGAGACATGTCCTGGGCCCTGCAGAGAGAAAAGGGGCAGAATGGAACCAGAGGAGAGACCGCCGCCTCACACTTCTCATCATGGCATATGGGCCCCCAGGAGCCAGAGGGAGAGTTGGGGCATCTTCCAGTAGTTATCTGTTTTACTAGAAGATAGGAGAGAGAAGATACAAGTCACCATTTTTATATTCACACGACCCAAATATTAGGGAAGAAAAGGCCAAATTTTTAAGGTAAATTACTGCCCAAGTTAACATCCAATAACACCCAACAGACACAGAGCATGTACTATGTGCCAAGTATTAACTCAGGCAGCCTACTCTGCAATTCTCTAACACAGGTACctctatcatctccattttacagaggaggaaaatgaagcacagagaggACAGGTAAGAGACAGCTGGCAGGACTGGAACCACACAGGCTGTCCCCCGAGCCACACCATTAGTCCCAGGTGTAATGACAAAACACTCCACTTCACGGGTGGTCCTGAAGGGTTTGCTATCATCCTGTGGGGTGGGCCACCTCCTCTCCCAAGAGCCTCATTCACCACCTGAGCCCCAATACTCCTGCATCCCCTCTTGTTACACTTCCAGTACCCACCCAAGGGTCCCGCCCACCTCAGCTTTCCCCTCCAACTCCCTTCCTGCTCCTAAGACCCAAGTGCCCCGCCTCACTCACAGAAAcatcttcttctcctcctcctcttcttcatcCTTACCCCTCAACTTCTTCTTCCAGGTAAAGCCTGGATATGGGGGGTCCTCAGGTTGGGAACTGCTGGAATCTGCCATTTCTGCAtctggggcagagggagagggAGTAGAAGAGGGTTAGCCAAGAAAGGGCGGCTGGAGCCCCAGGAGAAACAAGTGGAGGCTTCAAGAAGGTCCTCATATCtacggtcaattgatttttgacaagggtgctaagtccgttcaatggggaaagaggaatctcttcaataaatgatgccggGAGAACTGGTATCCACGTGCAcgaaaatgaaataggatccatgcctcacaccatacacaaaagcaaattcaaaatggattaagcaCCTAAACGTgcaagctaaaaccataaaattcttagaaggaaAAACAGGGGTGACGCTGTTAGGTTTCGCTTTTAACAGTagattatctaatataacaaaagcacaaacagcaaaagacaaaataaataaatgggacctcataaaaattaaaaacttcggttcatcaaaagactttaccaaaaaagtgaaaagacaagctaccaactgggagaatatattTGGAAACACTGTATCTGACAAGACTCTAAtaactaaaatacataaatactttgacaacttaataacaaaaagacaaataacccaatcataaaatgagcaaaggagttgaatagacatttcaccaaagaggacatccaaatgaccaataaatacatgaaaagatgttcagcatcattagccatcagagagatgcaaatcaaagccacaaagagataccatttcactcccactaggatggctagaaagccctggtggcttggtggttaagagctgcagtgagctacagctcctaaccaaagggtcagcagtttgaatccactagctgctccctggaagccctatggggcagttctaactctgccctatagggtcactatgagttggaatcaacttgatggcaacgggtttggctttttggtttaggatagttaagattaaaaaaaaaaaaaaaaaaaaacgaatgtCAGAGAGGATGCGAGATAGCTAAgataacaaaaaaaacagaaaataacaaatgttagcaaggatgtggggaaactggaacccttacccattgctgttgggaatAAAAAATGGTACAGCAGTTGtgcaaaacagtgtggcagtttctcaaaaaaactaaaaattgaactactataatgaaaaaaaaaaaaaaaaccggttgccatcaagtcaattccaactcacagagaccctacaggacagagtagaactgccccatagggtttccaaggagcagctggtggattcgaactgccaaccttttggttatcagctgagctcttaaccgctgtgccaccagaactaccatatgacccagcaattccactcctaggtatatacccaagacttgaaagcagagactcaaacagagacttgtacaccaacgttCTTTACAGCACTACTCCCAATAcccaaaaaatagaaacaacctagatgcccatcaatagatgaatggataaacaaaatacggtacatacatacaatggaatactactcagccagtaggagaaatgaagtcttgacacatgctacaatgtggatggagcttgaagacattatgctaagtaaaataaaccAATTACAAAGGGACATCTTTCAtggaggctacacccacagccaGCACACTCCAGTGGGCGGGAGGCGGGGGAgatctgatagcaacaaggcagacctccctgggggttCATTTGGAGtatcccagcccctccctcacCCAGACACTGTCACCTGCAAGCCTGCAGTGAATTGCCACAGAAGGGCCTTAGAGTAGAATCTGCTCCCATAGTCTGtactctccctgcctccctgtgtACCCTATAGCTTGGGTCTCTGAAACCAGTAGGACAAAGCTCCCTGTGAGTCATTTAGAGTTTAGTCTGTCCCTACTTCCAGTTGGCACAGAGGACTGCTGACTGTAGCCGCTGTATGTTAGAAAGCAGGACTCAGGTGGAAGCCGTACTCACAGCCAACATTCTACTGTGAGTACACTGATAACAAGGCAGATCTCCAAGGGAATCTGACCAGAGTGAGACACCCCCTGCACCTGGTAATTGTTGGTTGCCAGGCTATTGCAAACTGCTACAGAAGGCCCCTAAAGGGGAGTCTGCTCCCACAGTCAACATTCTACCAGCCTCCCtgtgcaccccatagctcaggcctctgaaaccaacaggaaagacctccctggggatcagtttgggtctgtctgctcccTTACAGTCAGCACTGAGGACTGCTTACTGAGGCTGCTATGTGttaggaagcaggcatcttgagtggaggctacaccGACAGCCAACATTCTATGCAGCAGGCTcagatagcaacaaggcagacctccctgggggtcaGTTCAGAGCATGACTACCCCTCCCCCAACCAGTAACTGTAGGATCCTGGACTGATACAAACTCCCACAGAAGGCTCCATACAGTGGAGTCAGGAGGTGAGTCATCTAAGTGGAGACTGCTTCCCCAATAACCAGAGGGCCACTGAGGTTCTGAAGCTGATAAGACAGATCTCTCGGGGCTCCTTGGGGAGTGCCAGCTCTTCCTCTCCCTGAAACAGAGGAATGTCTACCTGTGTGTcccctgaatgccagctcagaCATAAGTAGCCCCtacagagcagggaaggaagcctCATGCAAAGCTGAAGAGCAACACCCAGCCCCAAAGGAGGTTCACTGAGTATGTTTTCTGACTAAAAACGTGATTACAGAAACAGAAAAGGGAAGGGAGTAGTAACCAGAGAGTGGGACTGCACCCCTGGTGATCAGATTGATTAGTGTACAATATCTCGCCTGAGAAAGGGTGCCCACTGGTGCAAAGACTGACCACAGTGTGTTCTCTGTGAGAGACTGAAAATTGAAAAACAAGATCTGGAGCTTCTGAATCCCAATCTTACAGAAAGTAGTAcaggcaaaaacaccaaatactggagaaaactgagaaagttaacatcCTCAAAAAATCCAATGCCCCAAGAAAAAGTCACAAGACACACAAAACAGAAACAATGGCTCATCCAAATGAATATGACAAAAGGAGTAAAAGTGCATTTAGGGATgaccaaataaagaaaaaaatggaagactaTAATACAgcattaaatataattaaaaaactaAGGGAAACATAGACAAAgagccaaaagaaataaaaacattgcAAGAACAAATGAGAATCTGAAAAAAGAGATACTGCAACTGTAAGGgacaataaaaaatgagaaaCGCAACAGCAGGACTTACCAACAGATTTagtcaggcagaagaaagaatcagtaaaTTAGAggataaaatagataaaattatAGACGTTGAAGAGCAACAAGAGCAGAGGCTCAAGAAAGCTGAGCATGGTTTAATGGAATTATGATGCAACAACAAGAGACCTAAGGTACGCATCATGGGAATTCCACGAGatgagagaaagggacagaaagaatatttggagaaataaagacagaaaatttCACCGATCTAACAAAGGACATGAATCTATAAatctaagaagctcaaagaactccaagcaagataaacccaaagagatctacaccaagacacatcatagttagggtctcaaaaattaaagataaagagCGAATAGTGCAAACAGTGAGaaagaagcaaactgtcacatacaacagatccccaataagattaaatgccaagttttcctcagaaacactagAGGCCAGGAGGCAATGGAATGatgtatttaaagtgctgaaagaaaaaaaaagtcaaccaagaatactatacccagtgaaactatccttcaagaatgagggcaaaattaaaacaatcccagacaaacagaagctaagacagttcatatccaccaggccaGCCCTAGAAAAAATACTAATGCGAGTTCTGTAGATGGAagagaaaagacactagaaagtaattcaaaactatacataaaaagaaagatccttAATAAAGGAAAATGCATGAACAAGTATAAAGGCTAGAAATAaggtattcatgcttgataattctaaatgttttgtctttcgtgttttttaataacaaatatataaaatgcaAAGATAAACTCGTTATAAGGCACGtgaaaaataaagatgtaattagtgataacaacaaaaaaaggggggagagGAATGCTACAAAGATAGAATTTCCTGTATGTTACctgagttggtaccaacttatcctagaatgttataaatataagctcttaaatgtaatattcatggtagCCACTAATACGTAAAAAACATAtgtaaaaggaaagaagaaggaaaccaaaaagactcactacaataaaccaacaaaacacaaaagcaagcagtactaaaggacaaagacaaagatggcttaagacacacacacacacaaaaaaacaaacaacaaaatggcagaagtaagtcacttcttatcagtaattacagtgaatgcaaatggactaaatgttccaatcaaaaggcagagagtggcagaatggattaaaaaaaaaaaaaagatccaactatatgctgtttacaagacaTACACACCTTAAACGCAAAGCCACAaacaggttgaaagtgaaagaatggaaaaaaattactCCATGTAAATAACCAAAGAGAGCTAGGGTGGCAATCTCACTATCCAACAAAGTAGAGTAGAAGACATAAAGATGGACATCATATAGTGATAAAAAGGTCAactaatcaagaagatttaacaatcataaataaaTATTCACCCAACATTGGGGCACCTAAACtgatataaagcaaacactgatagttaaagggagaaatagatagTACTACAATAATGGTTGAAGactcaaaacaccactttcaata includes the following:
- the NFATC2IP gene encoding NFATC2-interacting protein isoform X1 codes for the protein MAEPVRRRGRTTRGGGVGRGARGARGARGARGARGGRGRRPHAQRSPARRTLDSVFVDLISDSDEDILEVATALGATDPAEAPLPEPPAPVASRDDSDSDSEGADARPEGAPRTAVRRRRRLLLDPGEAPVVPVYSEKVKSSLHLIPDHLPLLELCPAGAEEDAEMADSSSSQPEDPPYPGFTWKKKLRGKDEEEEEEKKMFLAQDMSPSPPSPPRTKSRKHTRALQKLREVNKRLQDLRSSLSPKQHQGQDCQSQEDDVVLVEGPIFPQSPRLFPLKIRCRADLVRLPVRMSEPLQSVVDHMANHLGVSPSRILLLFGETELSPTATPRTLKLGVADIIDCVVLASSPEAAETSQQLQLRVQGKEKHQVLEVSLSPDSPLKTLMARYEEAMGLSGCKLAFFFDGTKLSGVELPADLGMESGDLIEVWG
- the NFATC2IP gene encoding NFATC2-interacting protein isoform X2, with product MARRTLDSVFVDLISDSDEDILEVATALGATDPAEAPLPEPPAPVASRDDSDSDSEGADARPEGAPRTAVRRRRRLLLDPGEAPVVPVYSEKVKSSLHLIPDHLPLLELCPAGAEEDAEMADSSSSQPEDPPYPGFTWKKKLRGKDEEEEEEKKMFLAQDMSPSPPSPPRTKSRKHTRALQKLREVNKRLQDLRSSLSPKQHQGQDCQSQEDDVVLVEGPIFPQSPRLFPLKIRCRADLVRLPVRMSEPLQSVVDHMANHLGVSPSRILLLFGETELSPTATPRTLKLGVADIIDCVVLASSPEAAETSQQLQLRVQGKEKHQVLEVSLSPDSPLKTLMARYEEAMGLSGCKLAFFFDGTKLSGVELPADLGMESGDLIEVWG